One genomic region from Candidatus Binatia bacterium encodes:
- a CDS encoding GNAT family N-acetyltransferase, with protein MGKNIFIRNLRKNDLGAIVDIEERVTGIARREYWEKRIEISEAIRPHWTSLVAEADNRVVGFVFGRAGELEFGLPGTVAWIEIIGVDPAYRHQGIARALLEQFTASAEDHGIKTIFTLVNDDQREMKEFFNRLGFAQGKMQHFQKETAA; from the coding sequence TCATGGGGAAAAATATTTTCATCAGAAATCTCCGGAAAAACGATCTCGGCGCGATCGTCGACATCGAAGAGCGCGTCACGGGAATCGCCCGGCGCGAATACTGGGAGAAGCGGATCGAGATCTCCGAGGCGATCCGGCCCCACTGGACGTCGCTCGTGGCCGAGGCCGACAACCGGGTCGTCGGGTTTGTTTTCGGCCGCGCGGGCGAATTGGAGTTCGGCCTGCCGGGAACCGTCGCCTGGATCGAGATCATCGGCGTCGATCCCGCCTATCGCCATCAGGGAATCGCGCGCGCGCTGCTGGAGCAGTTCACCGCCTCGGCGGAAGACCACGGCATCAAGACGATCTTCACGCTCGTCAACGACGACCAGCGCGAGATGAAAGAGTTTTTCAACCGGCTCGGCTTCGCGCAGGGAAAGATGCAGCACTTTCAAAAGGAGACGGCGGCCTGA
- a CDS encoding acyl-CoA dehydrogenase family protein: MERYLEREQTVLRRRVRSWVAKNLSSHNGNGADIDGEARRLVSRLGKDGLLAYVAPKKFGGVREEVQARDLCSIREQLAWGSALADTMFAVQALGSYPILLAGTKEQKSRYLAPLAKGSAIAAFALTEPEAGSDVASLQTRAVKNGRGYRLTGVKHFISNAGIAQTHVVFASTDPEKKGKGITAFIVEAGTPGLILKEKTALLSPHPIGVLAFADCFVPEGRRLGREGDGLKIALRTLDALRCTVGAAAVGLAQRALDEALGYSQHRRQFGQALSGFQATQLKLADMATEIEASRLLVYRAAAASDRGEADLALKSAMAKLFATEAAQRTVDQAVQIHGGNGVVSGNIVERLYRDVRALRIYEGTSEIQKLVIARNLLKREQTHGL, translated from the coding sequence ATGGAACGTTATCTCGAACGGGAGCAGACCGTCCTGCGCCGCCGCGTGCGCTCGTGGGTGGCGAAGAATCTCTCCTCCCACAACGGCAACGGCGCGGATATCGACGGCGAAGCGCGCCGCCTGGTGAGCCGCCTCGGCAAGGACGGTCTCCTGGCCTACGTCGCGCCGAAAAAGTTCGGCGGTGTGCGCGAGGAGGTTCAAGCACGCGACCTGTGTTCGATCCGCGAGCAGTTGGCCTGGGGGTCGGCCCTGGCGGACACCATGTTCGCGGTCCAAGCTCTCGGAAGTTATCCGATCCTTCTCGCCGGCACCAAGGAACAGAAGAGCCGCTACCTTGCGCCGCTCGCCAAGGGGAGCGCTATCGCCGCGTTCGCCCTGACGGAGCCCGAAGCCGGCTCGGATGTCGCCTCTCTACAGACGCGCGCCGTCAAGAACGGACGGGGATACCGCTTGACCGGCGTCAAGCATTTCATCTCGAACGCGGGCATCGCGCAGACCCACGTGGTCTTCGCATCGACGGACCCGGAAAAGAAAGGCAAAGGCATCACCGCCTTCATCGTCGAGGCGGGCACGCCGGGTTTGATTCTCAAGGAAAAAACCGCGCTGCTCTCGCCCCATCCGATCGGAGTGCTCGCGTTCGCGGACTGCTTCGTGCCCGAGGGCCGCCGGCTGGGCCGCGAAGGCGACGGATTGAAGATCGCGCTCCGCACCCTGGACGCGCTCCGCTGCACGGTCGGCGCCGCCGCCGTGGGCCTGGCCCAACGCGCCCTGGACGAAGCGCTCGGCTACAGCCAACACCGCCGCCAGTTCGGCCAGGCCCTTTCGGGTTTTCAGGCAACGCAGTTGAAGCTCGCGGATATGGCGACTGAGATCGAGGCCTCGCGGCTCCTCGTCTATCGAGCCGCGGCGGCCAGCGATCGCGGCGAAGCGGACCTGGCGCTCAAATCCGCCATGGCGAAACTCTTTGCCACCGAAGCCGCGCAGCGGACCGTCGACCAGGCGGTGCAGATTCACGGCGGCAACGGCGTCGTCTCCGGCAATATCGTGGAGCGGCTCTACCGCGACGTCCGCGCGCTGAGAATCTACGAAGGGACTTCCGAGATCCAAAAACTCGTGATCGCAAGAAATTTACTGAAGAGGGAGCAGACGCATGGACTTTGA
- the acd gene encoding glutaryl-CoA dehydrogenase Acd gives MDFDLTEELAAVRELAREFSEKEIAPKAAEDDREHRFRRDLVEKMGELGFFGCTLPEDCGGNHLGFLALAIIAEEISRAHSAIRVYINMQSGPATTIADFGAAEQKKKWIPPLVRGETIGCFAITEPDAGSDVAAMRATAARKNGGYVLNGTKTWISNAPVADAGIIFAYTDRPLKHKGMSAFYVDLNQKGVSRRTLEKMGAHASPTGELTFDNVPVPAENLIGREGEGFKICMTHLNHTRLTCAAGAVGLARAAREAAVAYANQREQFGQKIGMFQMNQDLIAQMIVHEESARVLVYRAASLADQGRPHSLETTIAKYAAAEAAAFNADAAVKILGAYGYSTEFPVERYLRDAKSYQIVEGSANILKLIIAQDALGYRRANR, from the coding sequence ATGGACTTTGATCTCACCGAAGAGCTGGCGGCGGTGCGCGAGCTGGCGCGGGAGTTTTCCGAGAAGGAAATCGCGCCCAAGGCGGCCGAGGACGATCGCGAGCACCGCTTTCGCCGCGATCTGGTGGAAAAGATGGGCGAGCTTGGATTTTTCGGCTGCACCCTGCCGGAAGACTGCGGCGGCAACCATTTGGGCTTTCTCGCGCTCGCGATCATCGCCGAGGAGATCTCGCGCGCGCACAGCGCGATCCGCGTCTACATCAACATGCAGAGCGGCCCCGCGACGACGATCGCGGACTTCGGCGCCGCCGAGCAGAAGAAAAAATGGATTCCGCCGCTCGTACGCGGCGAGACGATCGGCTGCTTCGCGATCACCGAGCCCGACGCCGGCTCGGACGTCGCGGCGATGCGCGCGACGGCGGCGCGAAAAAACGGCGGCTACGTCCTCAACGGAACGAAAACGTGGATCTCGAACGCGCCGGTAGCGGACGCGGGAATCATTTTCGCCTACACCGACCGGCCGCTGAAGCACAAGGGCATGTCGGCCTTTTACGTCGATCTCAACCAGAAGGGCGTAAGCCGGAGAACGCTGGAAAAAATGGGCGCGCACGCTTCGCCCACCGGCGAGCTGACTTTCGACAACGTTCCGGTGCCGGCGGAAAACCTGATCGGTCGGGAAGGCGAGGGTTTCAAGATCTGCATGACCCACTTGAATCACACGCGCCTCACCTGCGCCGCGGGCGCCGTCGGTCTCGCGCGCGCCGCGCGCGAAGCCGCGGTCGCTTACGCGAACCAGCGCGAGCAGTTCGGCCAGAAAATAGGCATGTTTCAAATGAACCAGGATCTGATCGCGCAGATGATCGTCCACGAAGAGAGCGCGCGCGTCCTCGTCTATCGCGCGGCGTCGCTGGCAGACCAGGGCCGGCCGCACAGTTTGGAGACGACTATCGCCAAATACGCCGCGGCGGAAGCCGCGGCCTTCAATGCCGACGCGGCGGTAAAGATTCTCGGCGCTTACGGCTACTCGACCGAATTTCCCGTCGAGCGCTATCTACGCGACGCCAAGTCGTACCAGATCGTCGAGGGCTCGGCGAATATCTTGAAGCTCATCATCGCCCAGGATGCCCTCGGCTACAGGAGGGCCAACCGATGA
- a CDS encoding acyl-CoA carboxylase subunit beta, producing the protein MTAESSALARIAPPPNGNDAEPLPQKQAPAPETMETKLKELEERRQKIQQGGGPKLQEKQRAQGKMTARERIDYLLDPGTFVEFDLFARHIGGDYGLDKAEVPADGVITGHGKIDGRDVFVYSEDFTVIAGTYGERHGKKICKTVDLARKMGAPVIGINDSGGARVTEEMGSLSEYGQLFFRHVRASGVIPQIALVMGPVAGGQAYSPALMDFIFMVKKTSYMFIAGPPLVEAVVFEKTTNELLGGPAIHARVSGVSDLTANDDRDCLDRTKLLLSYLPSNSGGAPPIKLIGDDPDRRDEDLLTVIPADQKKSYDIHDVVQRIVDRESFFEIKKDYAPNLVVGFARFHGRPVGVVANNPKFLAGCLDVNASDKGSRFIRFCDAFNIPLVNLQDIPGFLIGTSMERQGIIRHGAKMLYAFAEATVPKITVVLRKAYAGGYLSMCSKDLGADFVFSLPTAEVCLMGPEGAVNILFRKEIAEAKDAEAVRGARLKEFFDKYVNPYYSAAEQHVDDIIDPRDMRPRIIRALDLCAGKTDEPPRKKHGLMPV; encoded by the coding sequence ATGACCGCCGAATCGTCCGCGCTCGCCAGGATCGCGCCGCCGCCGAACGGTAACGACGCAGAGCCGCTGCCGCAAAAACAAGCGCCCGCGCCGGAGACGATGGAAACGAAGCTGAAAGAATTGGAAGAGCGGCGCCAAAAAATCCAGCAGGGCGGCGGGCCGAAGCTCCAGGAGAAGCAGCGCGCGCAAGGCAAGATGACGGCGCGCGAGCGCATCGACTACCTCCTCGATCCCGGAACTTTCGTGGAGTTCGATCTGTTCGCGCGCCACATCGGCGGGGACTACGGCCTCGACAAGGCCGAGGTCCCCGCCGACGGCGTCATCACCGGCCACGGCAAGATCGACGGCCGCGACGTGTTCGTCTACTCGGAAGACTTTACCGTGATCGCGGGCACCTACGGCGAGCGCCACGGAAAGAAAATCTGCAAGACCGTCGATCTGGCGCGCAAGATGGGCGCGCCCGTCATCGGCATCAACGACTCGGGCGGCGCGCGCGTCACCGAAGAGATGGGCTCGCTCAGTGAATACGGCCAGCTCTTCTTCCGCCACGTACGCGCTTCGGGCGTCATCCCGCAGATCGCGCTCGTGATGGGACCGGTCGCCGGCGGCCAGGCGTATTCGCCGGCGCTGATGGATTTTATCTTCATGGTGAAAAAGACGAGCTACATGTTCATCGCCGGCCCGCCGCTCGTCGAGGCCGTCGTCTTCGAGAAAACGACCAATGAGCTGTTGGGCGGGCCGGCGATTCACGCGCGCGTGAGCGGCGTCTCGGATCTCACCGCCAACGACGACAGAGACTGCCTCGACCGGACCAAGCTTCTCTTGAGCTATCTCCCGTCCAACAGCGGCGGAGCGCCGCCGATAAAATTGATCGGCGACGACCCTGACCGGCGCGACGAAGATTTACTGACGGTCATTCCCGCGGACCAGAAAAAATCCTACGACATTCACGACGTGGTCCAGCGCATCGTCGATCGCGAAAGCTTCTTCGAGATCAAAAAAGATTACGCGCCGAACCTCGTCGTCGGCTTCGCCCGCTTTCACGGCCGTCCCGTCGGCGTCGTCGCCAACAATCCGAAATTTCTCGCCGGATGTCTCGACGTGAACGCCTCCGACAAAGGCTCGCGCTTCATCCGTTTTTGCGACGCCTTCAATATCCCGCTGGTGAACCTGCAAGATATCCCCGGCTTTTTGATCGGCACCTCGATGGAGCGCCAGGGGATCATCCGCCACGGCGCCAAGATGCTCTACGCCTTCGCCGAGGCGACCGTGCCGAAAATCACCGTCGTCCTGCGCAAGGCCTACGCCGGCGGCTACCTCTCGATGTGCAGCAAAGATCTCGGCGCCGACTTCGTCTTCTCGCTGCCGACGGCGGAGGTCTGCCTGATGGGCCCGGAGGGCGCGGTCAATATTCTTTTCCGCAAAGAGATCGCCGAGGCGAAAGATGCGGAGGCCGTGCGCGGCGCCCGGCTCAAAGAATTTTTCGACAAGTACGTGAATCCTTATTATTCGGCGGCCGAGCAGCACGTCGACGACATCATCGACCCGCGCGACATGCGGCCGAGAATCATCCGCGCGCTCGATCTGTGCGCGGGAAAAACCGACGAGCCGCCGAGAAAGAAGCACGGGCTGATGCCGGTGTGA
- a CDS encoding radical SAM protein, whose product MNVAESLKAISLQTGIIYGPLRSRRLGLSLGINLLPEDYKLCSFNCVYCQYSWTAEPVVEATHALKDLPRPIEVADALEKALKAIVRKRQKLDAVTFSGNGESTLHPDFPAIVETARSLRDKYLPQAKLAVLSNSATVTRPEIRAALDRLDLRIMKLDAGSEEIIHQLNGPAPPFYLREIVTGLKDLKDVILQSLFVQGRITNADPDSVALWIESVREIRPLAVQIYTLDRVPADARIWKVNRPTLEWIASQARWRAGVKAEIY is encoded by the coding sequence ATGAACGTCGCCGAATCTCTCAAGGCCATCTCGCTGCAGACCGGCATTATCTATGGACCCCTGCGCTCGCGGCGGCTCGGCCTCTCGCTCGGAATCAACCTGTTGCCCGAGGATTATAAGCTCTGCTCGTTCAACTGCGTTTACTGCCAATATAGCTGGACCGCGGAGCCGGTGGTCGAGGCGACGCACGCGCTGAAAGATCTGCCGCGCCCGATCGAAGTGGCCGACGCTCTGGAGAAGGCGCTGAAAGCGATCGTCAGAAAACGGCAGAAACTCGACGCCGTCACGTTCTCCGGCAACGGCGAGTCGACGCTCCATCCCGACTTCCCGGCCATCGTCGAGACGGCGCGAAGCCTGCGGGATAAATACCTGCCGCAGGCCAAGCTCGCCGTGTTGTCCAACTCGGCGACGGTGACGCGGCCGGAGATTCGCGCGGCGCTCGACCGCCTCGATTTGAGAATCATGAAGCTCGACGCCGGCAGCGAGGAGATCATCCATCAACTGAACGGGCCGGCGCCGCCGTTTTACCTGAGGGAGATCGTGACCGGCTTGAAAGACTTGAAGGACGTGATCCTGCAATCGCTGTTCGTCCAGGGAAGAATCACCAACGCCGATCCGGATTCGGTCGCGCTCTGGATCGAAAGCGTGCGGGAGATCCGCCCGCTTGCCGTCCAGATCTACACTCTCGACCGCGTCCCGGCGGATGCGCGCATCTGGAAGGTCAACCGGCCGACGCTCGAATGGATCGCGAGCCAGGCGCGCTGGCGCGCCGGCGTGAAAGCGGAAATTTATTGA
- a CDS encoding cytochrome c, producing MSWKTAKLIFYLGTLVSLLLFLGLTVDTHRQVETLTNADRLSPEVVAGKRVWHKYNCNDCHTILGFGSYYAPDMTKAYWRLGGEGIKAVVRNPEKFTTWRKMPRIPITEKELEDLAAFLKWTSEIDTNEWPPQDQKLRPAARRAVALGLSPGATLFQEKGCFACHRLNETGGLLGPDLTRVGARLPYETIEKVLVDPRSVKPDGIMPPAPLSREETQALAKFLAEMK from the coding sequence ATGAGCTGGAAGACCGCCAAGCTGATCTTTTACCTCGGTACCCTGGTCTCGCTCCTGCTCTTTCTTGGACTCACCGTAGACACCCACCGGCAGGTCGAGACCTTGACGAACGCCGACCGCCTCAGCCCTGAGGTGGTTGCCGGCAAGCGCGTCTGGCACAAGTACAACTGCAACGACTGCCATACCATCTTAGGCTTCGGCTCCTACTATGCTCCCGACATGACCAAGGCTTACTGGCGCCTGGGCGGCGAAGGGATCAAGGCCGTGGTCCGTAATCCGGAAAAATTCACCACCTGGCGGAAGATGCCGCGCATTCCCATCACGGAAAAAGAGTTGGAAGATCTGGCGGCGTTTCTTAAATGGACGAGCGAGATCGACACCAACGAGTGGCCGCCGCAAGATCAGAAGCTCCGGCCGGCCGCGCGGCGCGCCGTCGCCCTCGGCCTGAGCCCGGGCGCGACGCTCTTTCAGGAAAAGGGCTGCTTCGCCTGCCATCGCTTGAACGAGACCGGAGGGCTCCTCGGTCCGGACCTGACGCGCGTCGGCGCCCGCTTGCCCTACGAGACGATCGAGAAAGTTCTGGTCGATCCCCGCTCGGTCAAGCCCGACGGGATCATGCCGCCCGCGCCGCTCTCGCGCGAAGAGACGCAGGCGCTGGCCAAGTTTCTCGCGGAGATGAAATGA
- a CDS encoding cbb3-type cytochrome c oxidase subunit I: MSVTYQSQRVAYPYFVIALLLFLLQVVVGIWLAVHYAVTIPQWLVDILPFSTVRAIHTNLLVLWLLLGFMGTTYYMIPEESERELYSPKLAYVQLGLLTAVGVTAIVGFLFGWTKGKPLLEIPFPLDYLVVVGALIFLFNVGVTIIQARRWTVIQGSLFGGLVFLAVMYLFNLPFYNNLTIDWYYWWWVIHLWVEGAWELIAAALTAWILIKVTSVPRETVEKWLYVELGLFLFTGITGTGHHYYWLGAPKYWLWFGGVFSALEPLPILLMVVDAGHYVRNRRSEIKGKLVFTLASGMAILHLIGAGFWGFLHTLPQINYYTHGSQVTVAHGHIAFFGAYVLLNIMFFYYAMPKLKGLDEFDERRGNLAFWWMSIAMMLMTLAFSVAGVLQTYIERVMGLGYMTAQAQMRFWFAILVVLGVSLLFGVVLTVVDLLTLRPVPARRA, encoded by the coding sequence ATGTCGGTGACCTATCAATCGCAGCGGGTCGCCTATCCTTACTTCGTGATCGCGCTGCTGCTTTTTTTGCTTCAAGTGGTGGTCGGGATCTGGCTCGCCGTTCATTACGCCGTCACGATCCCGCAGTGGCTGGTCGATATTCTTCCGTTCAGCACCGTGCGCGCGATCCACACGAACCTGCTCGTGCTGTGGCTTCTGTTGGGCTTCATGGGAACGACGTATTACATGATCCCCGAAGAAAGCGAGCGCGAGCTTTACAGTCCGAAGCTCGCCTATGTGCAGCTCGGGCTGCTCACCGCCGTGGGTGTAACCGCCATCGTGGGCTTTCTCTTCGGCTGGACCAAGGGCAAGCCGCTGCTGGAGATTCCGTTTCCTCTCGACTATCTGGTCGTGGTCGGCGCCCTGATATTTCTCTTCAACGTCGGCGTCACGATCATCCAGGCGCGCCGCTGGACGGTGATTCAGGGATCTCTCTTCGGCGGACTGGTGTTTCTGGCCGTGATGTATCTGTTCAATCTTCCTTTTTACAACAACCTCACGATCGACTGGTATTACTGGTGGTGGGTGATCCATCTCTGGGTGGAAGGCGCGTGGGAGCTGATCGCGGCGGCGCTGACCGCGTGGATCCTCATCAAGGTCACCAGCGTGCCGCGCGAGACGGTGGAGAAATGGCTCTACGTCGAGCTCGGGCTCTTCCTTTTTACCGGGATCACCGGCACCGGTCACCACTACTATTGGCTCGGCGCGCCAAAATACTGGCTGTGGTTCGGCGGCGTCTTCAGCGCGCTCGAGCCGCTGCCGATTCTCTTGATGGTCGTGGATGCCGGTCACTACGTGCGCAACCGGCGGAGCGAGATCAAAGGCAAGCTCGTCTTCACTCTCGCCAGCGGCATGGCCATTCTCCACTTGATCGGCGCCGGCTTCTGGGGCTTCCTCCACACCTTGCCGCAGATCAATTACTACACGCACGGCAGCCAGGTGACGGTGGCCCACGGCCACATCGCTTTTTTCGGCGCGTATGTCCTTCTGAACATTATGTTCTTCTACTACGCGATGCCGAAGCTCAAAGGATTGGACGAATTCGACGAACGGCGCGGCAACCTGGCTTTCTGGTGGATGAGCATCGCGATGATGCTGATGACCCTCGCCTTCAGCGTGGCGGGCGTGCTGCAAACTTATATCGAGCGCGTCATGGGGCTGGGGTATATGACGGCCCAGGCGCAGATGCGCTTCTGGTTCGCGATCCTCGTTGTCCTCGGCGTTTCGTTGCTCTTCGGCGTCGTCCTGACCGTCGTGGATCTGCTGACGCTGCGACCGGTGCCCGCGCGCCGCGCATAA
- a CDS encoding hemerythrin domain-containing protein, whose protein sequence is MEQHAAESQRVSHEHHHFDTATEALKAEHRVIERVLDALEKLAKTAESSLLADWAKAIDFARNFADQCHHLKEEKLLFPALEERGIPREGGPIGLMLAEHEEGRGYVRAMAAALEAAARDPIGARITLRRKADAYIRLLREHIHKEDEVLFLLADGVLSSSEQKELLREFEEHELNEMGSGVHEKYLAIVHELS, encoded by the coding sequence ATGGAACAGCATGCCGCTGAGTCTCAACGCGTGAGTCATGAACATCATCATTTCGATACCGCCACCGAAGCTCTTAAAGCCGAGCACCGGGTGATCGAGAGGGTCCTCGACGCTTTGGAGAAGCTCGCGAAGACCGCCGAAAGCTCTTTGCTGGCGGACTGGGCGAAGGCGATCGACTTCGCCCGCAACTTCGCCGACCAATGCCACCACCTGAAGGAAGAGAAGCTCTTGTTTCCCGCGCTGGAAGAGCGCGGCATCCCGCGCGAGGGCGGTCCGATCGGCCTGATGCTGGCCGAGCACGAGGAAGGCCGGGGGTATGTGCGCGCGATGGCGGCGGCGCTGGAAGCGGCGGCCCGAGATCCGATAGGCGCGCGCATTACGCTGCGCAGAAAGGCCGACGCTTACATACGGCTTCTCCGCGAGCATATACATAAAGAAGACGAAGTTCTCTTCCTGTTGGCGGACGGCGTCCTCAGCTCATCAGAGCAGAAGGAGCTGCTGCGCGAGTTCGAGGAGCACGAGCTCAACGAGATGGGCTCGGGCGTTCATGAGAAGTATCTCGCGATCGTTCATGAATTGAGCTAG
- a CDS encoding CBS domain-containing protein yields MFARNIMTKEVVTVSAAATVTEAARILTQQQLSGAPVVNEHGQIVGVVSETDIVANKGRQVKDIMSKKVFSITEETPVEEIAALMMTRRIKRLPVMRGQELVGIVSQADIVAVVAIGKHFTTYAPIYDL; encoded by the coding sequence ATGTTCGCAAGGAATATCATGACCAAAGAGGTCGTCACAGTCAGCGCAGCTGCGACGGTCACAGAGGCGGCGCGGATCCTGACGCAGCAGCAGCTAAGCGGCGCGCCAGTGGTGAACGAACATGGACAAATCGTGGGAGTTGTCTCTGAGACCGACATCGTTGCCAATAAGGGCCGGCAGGTAAAAGATATCATGAGCAAGAAAGTTTTCAGCATCACCGAAGAGACCCCGGTCGAAGAGATCGCTGCGCTCATGATGACGCGCAGGATCAAACGGCTCCCCGTCATGCGTGGACAAGAATTAGTGGGTATCGTCAGTCAAGCGGATATTGTCGCGGTCGTCGCCATAGGGAAACACTTCACGACATACGCGCCGATCTACGATTTGTGA
- a CDS encoding universal stress protein, which yields MNRIKKILAPTDLSELSLAGVRYALELARRSGAEVVVYYVVWSDEFLRYELSHLRSPLLAPVLRKHRAQLGAFLDRNFATILPLVELRQEVEVGIPEKNIVAKADGENFDLIVLSTHGRAGLSHMITGSVTENVVRHAPCPVLSIRPTPEEKTAKKAA from the coding sequence ATGAATAGGATCAAAAAGATCCTCGCGCCGACCGATCTCTCGGAACTCTCGCTGGCGGGGGTCCGTTACGCTCTGGAGCTTGCCCGTAGGTCCGGGGCCGAAGTCGTGGTTTATTACGTCGTCTGGAGCGACGAATTTTTACGCTACGAGCTTTCACACTTGCGATCGCCCTTGTTGGCCCCCGTCCTGCGGAAACACCGCGCTCAACTCGGCGCCTTTCTCGACAGAAATTTTGCCACCATTCTACCGCTGGTCGAGCTCAGGCAGGAGGTCGAGGTGGGAATTCCCGAGAAAAATATCGTAGCTAAGGCCGACGGGGAAAACTTCGACCTGATCGTTCTCTCCACGCATGGACGGGCGGGTCTCTCTCACATGATCACGGGGAGCGTCACGGAAAACGTCGTACGCCATGCCCCCTGCCCGGTGCTCTCGATACGGCCGACGCCGGAGGAGAAAACTGCCAAAAAAGCCGCCTGA
- a CDS encoding PAS domain S-box protein yields the protein MIEELPTQKKSKAEDGHAGAEPCCLEGEPGERAALLSAVLDNSTRVIYLKDRQGRYLLVNRQYEQIFHRTCQQIAGRTDHDIFPREVAEAFRANDVKVLEAGAPLEFEEAVPQDDGAHIYLSNKFPLRDAAGFAYAICGISADITDRKRSEEIEARQRVRAETWLDRLIETTQDAVVSIDHKGRIVVFNPAAERIFGYTRAEAEGRNVSLLMAEPFASEHEGYIERYKRTGERRAIGLIRTVVGKRKNGETFPAELSVTEVTTHEDIRYAAFIRDVSEKSRLQNQLIESERLAAVGATAAKLAHEIGNPLNGMAVTAQLLERRLARQGELADENIGSALRRLMDEISRLGNLLREFSLLSRREKYNFGPVSLSAAVADVLALEKTNYRALGIRIEQFFPEELPPAYADADKLKQAILNLVKNAAEAMPRGGALTFRGYESGSEVVLEIIDTGLGIPDGVDIYEPFATTKPDGTGLGLVIVRQIVSAHGGTVSYTSERGRGTVFRVSLPLADADASLERKTGCREIF from the coding sequence ATGATCGAGGAGCTGCCGACGCAGAAAAAATCAAAAGCCGAGGACGGCCACGCCGGCGCCGAGCCCTGCTGCCTGGAAGGCGAGCCCGGGGAGCGCGCCGCGTTGTTAAGCGCGGTGCTCGACAATTCCACCCGGGTCATTTACCTGAAGGACCGCCAGGGACGTTACCTTCTCGTTAACCGGCAGTACGAGCAAATCTTTCATCGGACGTGCCAACAAATTGCCGGCAGGACGGACCATGATATTTTCCCGCGGGAAGTCGCCGAGGCGTTCAGGGCGAATGACGTTAAAGTCCTGGAGGCCGGCGCTCCGTTGGAGTTCGAAGAGGCCGTGCCGCAAGACGACGGCGCGCATATTTATCTTTCCAACAAGTTTCCACTCCGCGACGCCGCCGGCTTCGCATACGCGATCTGCGGCATCTCGGCCGACATCACCGATCGCAAGCGTTCCGAAGAGATCGAGGCGCGCCAAAGAGTGCGGGCGGAAACCTGGCTCGACCGATTGATAGAAACCACCCAGGACGCCGTCGTCTCGATCGATCATAAGGGCCGCATCGTGGTATTCAATCCCGCGGCGGAGCGAATCTTCGGCTACACTAGAGCCGAAGCCGAAGGACGGAACGTCAGCCTTTTGATGGCCGAGCCTTTTGCCAGCGAGCATGAAGGTTATATCGAGCGCTACAAAAGGACGGGCGAGCGACGGGCCATCGGCCTCATCCGCACCGTCGTCGGGAAGCGAAAAAACGGCGAGACCTTTCCAGCCGAGCTCTCGGTGACGGAAGTCACGACCCACGAGGATATCCGCTATGCCGCGTTCATCCGCGACGTCTCGGAAAAATCGCGGCTGCAAAATCAGTTGATCGAGAGCGAGCGGCTGGCGGCGGTCGGGGCTACCGCCGCCAAGCTGGCGCACGAAATCGGCAACCCGCTGAACGGTATGGCGGTGACCGCCCAGCTCCTCGAGCGGCGGCTGGCCCGGCAGGGAGAGCTTGCGGACGAAAACATCGGGTCGGCGCTGCGTCGATTGATGGACGAGATTTCACGCCTCGGCAACCTGCTGCGCGAGTTCAGCCTGCTCTCGCGCCGGGAAAAGTACAACTTCGGACCGGTTTCGCTGTCGGCCGCGGTCGCCGACGTCCTGGCGTTGGAAAAAACGAACTACCGCGCCCTCGGCATTCGCATCGAACAATTTTTTCCCGAAGAGTTGCCCCCCGCTTATGCCGACGCCGACAAGCTCAAGCAGGCGATTTTGAATCTGGTCAAGAACGCCGCCGAGGCGATGCCGCGGGGCGGCGCGCTCACCTTCCGGGGTTACGAATCAGGATCGGAAGTCGTTCTCGAGATCATCGACACCGGTCTCGGGATCCCCGACGGCGTGGATATCTACGAACCTTTCGCCACCACGAAGCCGGATGGGACCGGTCTGGGATTGGTCATCGTCCGGCAGATCGTGTCGGCGCACGGCGGAACCGTCTCCTATACGAGCGAACGAGGAAGAGGAACCGTCTTTCGCGTAAGCTTGCCGCTTGCGGACGCGGATGCAAGCTTAGAACGGAAAACTGGATGTCGGGAAATATTTTAG